CGTCGGTGTTGAACGCGGCGTTCGGGATGCCGCTGTAGGACGTCAGTGGCGAGTGCGGGGCGGTGGGACCCTGCGCGTCCCAGGCGCCGAAGTAGTCGTACGTCATGGGGTTGTACCAGTCCACGTACTGTGCGGCGCCGGCGTAGTCCGCGGCGTCCAGCTTGCCGCCCGAGCCGGCGTCCGCGGCGATCGCCGAGGTGACCAGCTCACCGCCGAACCTGGCGCGCAGCGCGGCCATCAGGTTGCGGTAGGCGTCGCGACCGCTGGTGTCGCACGTCAGGCCGCACGCGTTCGGGTACTCCCAGTCGATGTCGATGCCGTCGAAGACATCGGCCCACCGGGAGTCCTCCACCAGGTCGTAGCACGACTGGGCGAACGCGGCCGGGTTCTGCGCGGCCTGCGCGAAGCCGCCGGACCAGGTCCAGCCGCCGAAGGACCACAGCACCTTCAGGTTCGGGTGGAGCTTCTTGAGCTTGCGGAGCTGGTTGAAGCTGCCGCGCAACGGCTGGTCCCAGGTGTCGGCGACCCCGTCGACGGACTGGTCCGCCGTGTATGCCTTGTCGGTGTCGGCGTAGGAGTCGCCCATGGTGCACTTGCCGCCCTGGACGTTGCCGAAGGCGTAGTTGATGTTCGTGAGCTTCGCGGCGGAGCCGGAGGTCTCGATGTTCTTGACGTGGTAGTTGCGGTCGTAGACGCCCCATTCGGTGAAGTAGCCGACGACCCGTGAGCCGGCGGCGACCTGGGCGCCGGCGTCCGGCTGGGCGCTGGCGCTGCCCGCGCCGGCGAGCAGCCCCGCGCCGAGTGCGGCGCAGCAGGCGGCGGACACCAGGGCCCGCAGGCGCGCGCCGGGTCTGAGGGATCTGGGCACACGTGATCTGAGCGGTCTGAGCATCGGTTCTCCTCGTGGGGGAGGGGATCGAACGTCGTCGTACGTGCCGTGCCGTGGACCTCTGAGCGCCCGGGTGAACAGATGAGGGCGCTGGCTGAACAGTAGAGAGGACTAGACCATTGCGTCAATGGTGTGTACCAAGCATGTCGGGAGGCCCCTCGGCGCATGGACGGAGCGCGAACCGCCACGTCTCATTTCCCCCGATACGCCGGTGACGGTCCGTCTCCAATCGGGCATACTCAACCCGCCACCGCCGCTGATCAGTGCCGTCCGTGACCCGGGCAGCCCGGTTCGGCAGCGGTGCAGCACGTTCCCGGGGACACCCCGGACCCGGCGGCGCCGCCACACCCCGTGCGCGTGTCCGCCGTCATGCCCGACAGGGAGGAGAGCAGCGCCATGCCAGAGGTGACGGGGGACGCGCTCAGCGTGTCGTTCGAAGGCAGCGGAGGAAGACCCCGGGGCAGCGGCCCCGGACCCGTGGACCGGCTCCTTCCCACCGAGGAGTCCCGCGACCTGCTCGCGCTCGTGCGCGAGGTGGCGCGCCGGGAGATCACGCCGGTCGCGGCGGAAGAGGAGGACGCCGGGCACTTCCCGAGGGCCCTTTTCAGGCTGCTCTCCACGTCGGGGCTGCTCGGCCTGCCCTACGACGCCGAGTACGGAGGCGGCGGCCAGCCGTACGAGGTCTACCTTCAGGTCGTCGAGGAACTCGCCGCCGCCCGCCTGACCGTCGGGCTCGGCGCGAGCGTGCACACCCTGTCCAGCCATGCCCTGGCCTGCTTCGGCAGCAAGGAGCAGCGGGCCGAGCACCTGCCCGCCATGCTCGGCGGGGGACTCCTTGGGGCGTACTGCCTCTCCGAGCCCGGCTCGGGCTCCGACGCCGCGTCGCTGCGCGCCAGAGCGGTGCGCGACGGCGACGACTGGGTGCTGACCGGCACCAAGGCATGGATCACCCACGCCGGCGTCGCCGACTTCTACACCGTCCTCGCCCGCACCTCGGACGAGGGCTCACGCGGCATCACGGCCTTCCTGGTGCCGGGGGACGCGCCGGGGCTGAGCGCCGCCGCACCGGAGCGGAAGATGGGCATGAAGGGCTCGCCCACCGCCCTGGTCCACCTGGACGGGGTGCGGGTGCCCGACGCCCGCCGGATCGGCGAGGAGGGCCAGGGTTTCGCCATCGCGCTGTCCGCGCTGGACTCCGGGCGGCTCGGGATCGCGGCCTGCGCGGTCGGGCTGGCGCAGGCCGCCCTGGACGAGGCCATGGCGTACGCCCTGGAGCGGCAGCAGTTCGGGAGGCCGATCGCGGACTTCCAGGGGCTGCGGTTCCTGCTCGCGGACATGGCCACCGCCGTCGAGGCGGGTCGCGCCCTCTACCTGTCCGCGGCCCGGCTGCGCGACGCGGGCAGGCCCTTCTCCCGGCAGGCCGCCATGGCGAAGCTCCAGTGCACCGACGCCGCGATGCGGGTCACCACGGACGCCGTCCAGGTGCTCGGCGGATACGGCTACACCGCCGACTTCCCCGTCGAGCGCTACCTGCGCGAGGCCAAGATGTTGCAGATCGTCGAGGGCACGAACCAGATCCAGCGCGTGGTCATCGCCCGTCACCTGCTCGGTCCTGAAACGGGCTGACCCGGCGGAACGGGACCGGGGGCGCCGCGAGCCTCACCCATTCGGGGTCGTGGCGCCCCGGCAGCGTCTTGCCCCGCTCCGCCCAGGAGCGCAGCAGGGCACGGTAGATCGGCGGGTCGGGCTGCGGCGCCCGGGGTGCCAGGCGAATCGATTCTGCCGAGACGGGTACCAGAAGGCGGCGACGGCGACCCGTCGCCTGCCAGATCGGAGCGGTCATACGCTGCCAACGCCGCCGGTGCGCACCAGGTCACCGCCCGGGGAAATCGTCCGTCAGTTCACGCCCCGCGCGGTGGTCGTGCGCTGGGCGCCGCGCCGTCGGACGCCGAGCACGCGTTCACACGCTGAGCCCGCGTCAGGAGTCGAGCACGTGTCAGGGACCGAGCAGGCGTCACGCGCCGAGCACATGTCAGGAGTCGAGCACGTCTCAGGAGCCGTCGGCTTGTGAGGCCTCGACGACCGGCGGCCGGCCGCGGGAGCCCGCGGCCACCCGGAGTCACCGGGCCCGGCCATCCGTGGAACGGGCCGGCCGGGGCCGCTGTGCGGTACCGGGGAGCGTGCCCAGGCCGCCCCAAGGCGGCGTGCGGTGCGTGGGACGGCGGGACGGCGCTCAGGCCGCCGGGCTGCGCAGCTGCGGGGCCGGCATGGGCCGGGAGCCCGGTCCGCCCACGTGCGAGAACGGCTGCGTCCGCCAGTCCAGGCTCTGGGGCAGCGTCAGCAGCAGGGGCGCCTCCGGCTCCTGGTCCCCTGACGAGGCGTCGGGTGACCAGGCGTCCGCCGCCGGGCGTCCCGTACCCGCGCAGACCTGGAGGCCGAACGGGTCCCAGGGCGAGGGGCACAGCGCGTGCTCGGGCAGGGCGTCCTCGTCGGCGAGGAGCGCGATGGACTGGGCGCAGTCCGGGCAGATCACCCGGTAGGTCTCGAAGGTGTCGTCGGAGTCGAACTCGGAGTCAGGTTCGACACCCTCCGGCGCGGGCTCGATGGCCGGCTGCTGCTTCGTGCGGGCAGCACGACCGGGGCGCTTCAGGCTCTGCATGGATATGTATCCCCCTCGGGTGGGCCGACCGGCCGTTGCGACCGCGACCAAGGCAAGCATTTCCCGTCCCGCCCGGCGGATAATCGCGGCATGCCGCCCCACCCCCCGGGAACGTTGTGGTTTTCATCACATGAACGCCCGGGTGTCTGACGTCCCGTTTAGCGCGCCGCCATGAGGGCCGTCGTTCGAGTACCCGCGGTGAACAGCGGCACTGTAGGTTCTTGCGGCATGGAGGAGCTGGATCGGCGGATCGTACGACTGCTCGTCGAGGACGGGCGGATGAGTTATACGGACCTGGGCAAAGCCACAGGCCTGTCCACCTCGGCCGTGCACCAGCGGGTGCGCCGGCTGGAGCAGCGCGGTGTCATCCGCGGCTACACGGCCGTCGTCGACCCGGAGGCGGTCGGGCTGCCGATGACGGCGTTCATCTCCGTGAAGCCGTTCGACCCCAGCGCCCCCGACGACATCGCGGAGCGCCTCGCGGAGGTGCCCGAGATCGAGGCCTGCCACAGCGTCGCGGGCGACGAGAACTACATCCTCAAGGTCCGCGTCGCCACCCCCTACGAGCTGGAGGACATCCTCGCCCGGGTCCGCTCCCTCGCCGGTGTCTCGACCCGTACGACGGTCGTCCTCTCCACCCCGTACGAGGCCCGCCCGCCACGCCTGTGACGCACGGGTGTCCCGTGACCTGAGGGAACGCCAGGGCGAGCACACTGGTCCCATGACACACCGCACCACGCTGCTGCGCCGCGGCACCGTCCACAGCCCGGCGGACCCGGGCGCCACCGCCATGGTCACCGAAGGGGACCGGGTGGCCTGGGTGGGCTCGGAGGCGGCCGCGGACGGATTCGCCGACGGGGTGGACGAGACCGTCGATCTCGAAGGCGCCCTGGTCACCCCGGCCTTCACGGACGCCCACGTGCACCTCACGTCCACCGGCCTCGCGCTCACCGGACTCGACCTCAGCACGGCCGGCTCGCTCGACGACTGCCTGGCGCGGATCCGGGCGCACGCGGCCGCCCGGCCCGGCGA
The nucleotide sequence above comes from Streptomyces sp. TS71-3. Encoded proteins:
- a CDS encoding Lrp/AsnC family transcriptional regulator, with product MEELDRRIVRLLVEDGRMSYTDLGKATGLSTSAVHQRVRRLEQRGVIRGYTAVVDPEAVGLPMTAFISVKPFDPSAPDDIAERLAEVPEIEACHSVAGDENYILKVRVATPYELEDILARVRSLAGVSTRTTVVLSTPYEARPPRL
- a CDS encoding acyl-CoA dehydrogenase family protein, with translation MPDREESSAMPEVTGDALSVSFEGSGGRPRGSGPGPVDRLLPTEESRDLLALVREVARREITPVAAEEEDAGHFPRALFRLLSTSGLLGLPYDAEYGGGGQPYEVYLQVVEELAAARLTVGLGASVHTLSSHALACFGSKEQRAEHLPAMLGGGLLGAYCLSEPGSGSDAASLRARAVRDGDDWVLTGTKAWITHAGVADFYTVLARTSDEGSRGITAFLVPGDAPGLSAAAPERKMGMKGSPTALVHLDGVRVPDARRIGEEGQGFAIALSALDSGRLGIAACAVGLAQAALDEAMAYALERQQFGRPIADFQGLRFLLADMATAVEAGRALYLSAARLRDAGRPFSRQAAMAKLQCTDAAMRVTTDAVQVLGGYGYTADFPVERYLREAKMLQIVEGTNQIQRVVIARHLLGPETG
- a CDS encoding glycoside hydrolase family 18 protein, with the translated sequence MLRPLRSRVPRSLRPGARLRALVSAACCAALGAGLLAGAGSASAQPDAGAQVAAGSRVVGYFTEWGVYDRNYHVKNIETSGSAAKLTNINYAFGNVQGGKCTMGDSYADTDKAYTADQSVDGVADTWDQPLRGSFNQLRKLKKLHPNLKVLWSFGGWTWSGGFAQAAQNPAAFAQSCYDLVEDSRWADVFDGIDIDWEYPNACGLTCDTSGRDAYRNLMAALRARFGGELVTSAIAADAGSGGKLDAADYAGAAQYVDWYNPMTYDYFGAWDAQGPTAPHSPLTSYSGIPNAAFNTDATIKKLKGLGIPSGKLLLGIGFYGRGWTGVTQDAPGGTATGPAQGTYEQGIDDYKVLKAKCPATGTVAGTAYAHCGSNWWSYDTPSTIAGKMTYKNQQGLGGTFLWELSGDTSNGELIKAVS